The following proteins are encoded in a genomic region of Archocentrus centrarchus isolate MPI-CPG fArcCen1 unplaced genomic scaffold, fArcCen1 scaffold_24_ctg1, whole genome shotgun sequence:
- the LOC115775661 gene encoding uncharacterized protein LOC115775661: protein MKAASVSLLLGVCVLLLSALSVSAVSLSVCPNLQQFFRGSSSVSLNCVDGWTVKRTRGGHTEVCGAAGGFERVDGSSCLLDLSFSSNGSYFCVNRSGQQSDEVSISVSDDSLILEIPALPVRTGSDVTLHCRQKDVDTVAAYFRFNGSNVGSGRKSEHTITNIQQSDEGLYSCSTDTFGSSPQSFLRVRGQHTEIASCLRTSTNLLT from the exons ATGAAGGCTGCATCTGTTTCTCTGCTCCTTG gtgtgtgtgtgctgctgctgtctgcactgagtgtttctgcag tctctctgtctgtctgtccaaaCCTTCAGCAGTTCTTCAGAGGATCTTCTTCAGTGTCTCTGAATTGTGTTGATGGATGGACAGTGAAGAGGACCAGAGGAGGACACACTGAGGTCTGTGGAGCAGCGGGAGGTTTTGAGAGGGTTGATGGTTCCTCCTGTCTTCTGgatctctccttctcctctaaTGGAAGTTACTTCTGTGTAAACCGTTCTGGACAGCAGAGCGATGAAGTCTCCATCAGTGTTTCAG ATGATTCTCTGATCCTGGAGATCCCTGCACTTCCTGTGAGGACAGGAAGTGACGTCACCCTGCATTGCAGACAAAAGGATGTTGACACCGTGGCAGCTTATTTCAGGTTTAATGGAAGTAATGTTGGATCTGGACGTAAATCAGAGCACACCATCACTAACATCCAGCAGTCTGATGAAGGTCTCTACTCATGTTCCACTGATACATTTGGATCATCTCCTCAGAGCTTTctgagggtcagaggtcagcacaCTGAGATCGCTTCCTGTTTAAGGACCAGCACTAATCTGCTGACCTGA